Proteins co-encoded in one Nitratireductor kimnyeongensis genomic window:
- a CDS encoding lytic transglycosylase domain-containing protein, whose protein sequence is MTAARVRPAIRSKIGIPLFAEKPSHPFVPLGDQTAGARSEGQGRPWAGACALPLTAASTLASWRRSGDRPAWHYAVLLLAGALSFFIGSGVAVAQSAPVERPAAAHPYAAHIAEASQRFGIPEHWIRAVLRAESAGDVRAISSAGAMGLMQVMPDTWADLRVRNGLGRDPYDPRDNILAGTAYLREMFDRYGNVGAMLAAYNAGPGRYDEHRATDRPLPAETRAYVAALAPILGGAVPLDAPLQPPPPPPDWREAPLFVMRPGETRAGAAPPSEAQSSDGRAAVPARDPARAEPQDGSIFVASASDGGTP, encoded by the coding sequence ATGACGGCCGCGCGCGTCCGGCCCGCCATCCGGTCAAAGATCGGCATCCCTTTGTTCGCGGAAAAGCCGTCTCATCCCTTCGTCCCGCTCGGCGACCAGACGGCCGGCGCGCGCAGCGAAGGTCAAGGGCGGCCATGGGCCGGCGCTTGCGCCTTGCCCTTGACCGCAGCGAGCACGCTGGCAAGCTGGCGGCGAAGCGGAGACAGGCCGGCATGGCATTATGCCGTCCTGTTGCTGGCGGGGGCGCTTTCCTTCTTCATCGGATCGGGCGTCGCCGTCGCGCAATCCGCGCCGGTCGAGCGCCCGGCCGCCGCCCATCCTTATGCGGCGCACATCGCCGAGGCGTCGCAGCGGTTCGGCATCCCCGAGCACTGGATTCGCGCCGTGCTGCGCGCCGAAAGCGCGGGCGATGTGCGCGCAATTTCGTCGGCTGGGGCGATGGGATTGATGCAGGTGATGCCCGACACATGGGCGGACCTGCGCGTCCGCAATGGCCTCGGGCGCGATCCCTACGACCCGCGCGACAACATCCTCGCAGGCACGGCCTATCTGCGCGAGATGTTCGACCGCTACGGCAATGTCGGCGCGATGCTGGCGGCCTACAATGCCGGCCCCGGCCGCTACGACGAGCACCGCGCGACGGACCGCCCGCTTCCCGCCGAGACACGCGCCTATGTCGCCGCGCTCGCCCCGATCCTTGGCGGGGCGGTTCCATTGGATGCGCCGTTGCAACCACCGCCACCGCCGCCAGATTGGCGCGAGGCGCCGCTGTTTGTCATGCGTCCGGGCGAAACGCGGGCTGGCGCCGCGCCGCCGTCCGAGGCGCAATCCAGCGACGGTCGCGCTGCTGTTCCGGCGCGCGACCCCGCCCGTGCGGAGCCGCAGGACGGCAGCATTTTCGTGGCGAGCGCCAGCGACGGAGGAACGCCATGA